The sequence GCCCGTTATGGACGGTTTGACGGCGCTTAAAAAAATTATGGAGACCGCTCCCACTTCGGTAATAATGATAAGTTCTTTGACGACCGAAGGAGCCGAAGCCACAATCAAGGCGATGGAATTGGGAGCAGTCGACTTTATTCCGAAAGAACTTTCGTATGTGAACGTTAATATCGGCAAAATAAAAGAAGACCTGATTTCCAAAGTCAAAGAGATTACTCGCCATAAACTTATCGCCTCCCGTTTAGAACGCATTCGCAATATAGAAAAAAGAAAACCCGTTTATACCTCCGCGAAAGATTTGCCCCAAATGCATTATGCCGCGCTGTCGATCGGTATCTCGACCGGCGGTCCTCTTTCCCTTCAGAAAATTATTCCGAAATTGTCGGGAAGTATAAATATACCGGTCTTTATCGTTCAGCATATGCCGCCCAAATTTACAAAATCACTGGCAGACAGACTCAATTCTTTGTCGCAGCTCGAAGTCAAAGAAGCCGAAAACGGCGAATTGGTCAGAGGAGGAGTGGTTTATATTGCGCCGGGCGGTCAACATATGAAATTGAAAAAAGTAAGCAACCTGAATTATACGATTGATATTACCGCGGAACCGGCTAATACGCTGCATCGTCCATCTGTCGACGTTACAATGACGTCCGTTATAGAGCATTATGGAAAAAATACTCTTGCAGTTATTATGACGGGTATGGGCAAAGACGGGCTCGAAGCCGTCCGCCTATTGAAATCTAAAGGCGGCGTTGCAATTGCTCAGGACGAAGATACCTGCGTCGTCTACGGTATGCCGAAAGCTATTGTAGACTCGGGACTTGCGGATTTGGTTTTACCGCTCGAAAAAATACCAGAAACAATAAACGGAGCTTTAGTAAATGGAAAAGAATCAGTTCGAAGATATAGTAATTAAAGACTTTAATGTAACATCCTCCAAGTCGGGTAATTTAATTAAAGCCAAAGACGTTAAATTAAACGGCTATTCCAAGATTACCGTCGAAGACGACGAAAACGAAGACGTTAAAATTTATTTGAAAAAAGATATAAACGACGTTGTCAAAGAAATCAAATTCGTATGCTCCTGCGGTCAAACCAAAACGGTTATACTCGATTATAATGATTAATAATTGCCAACTGTCTAATTTTAGCCATTCTTTTCTCCTTCATATCACTTAAAACACCCGTTTTTAAGCCTTTTTAAGATGGCACTTGTTTTGGATAGTTTTATTTAAAAATATCCAAGATAAGAGGAAATGGGAAATTCAATTAAACTTCTCGAAAATCTTTTAGACTATTGTTCCGTAAAGAACAAAGTAATAGCAAATAATATTGCTAATATTCATACCGAAAATTACAAGCGGGAAGACGTTGAATTTAAAAGCCTCCTGGAAGAAAATTCCAACGCGCTTTTGAGAACGACTGAATCCAGGCATTTACGAATGTTAAACGATCCTTTGGACAGACAAAATCGCTTCAGAATAGTAACCGACGACTCGTCGGAAAGTCTGTCTGGCATAAATAACGTAAATATTGAACAGGAAATGGCTGAACTGGCGGAAAATACTCTGAGATTCAAATTCGCTTCTAAAAAAGTTGGCGAATACTACAAAATGATTCAAAAAGTAATAAACGGAGGAGGAAGATTTTGAAATTATCAGGCAGTTTGTTCGGTCTCGGTATAAGCGCTCGCGGTATGAGTATCCAGCGTAAGAAAATGGAGCTCATCTCGCAGAACATTGCAAACGCCGATACGGTACGCAGCGTGGACGGCCAACCGTATCAACGCCAATATTTACGTGTGAGACAGGAACAGAACAGTTTTGCCTCCAGGCTGAAATTGGAAGAAGGCGAATTGATAAGACTGAACGCCACCAATCCGAATCATTTTGTTCGCAACGACGTAAAATCCTTAGGCTTGCCGCCGGTAAACGACGATGTTGAAATTAATGTGGCTGAGGACCCCAAGCCAGGCGATCTGGTTTATATGCCCGATAATCCGGATGCAGATGAGAACGGATATGTGCGAATGTCGAATGTGAATATTATAAACGAAATGGTCGATATGATTGCCGCCACAAGGGCTTACGAAGCAAATCTCACGGCGTTAAATTCGTCAAAGCAAATGATAAAAGATTCTCTGGAGATATAACATGAAGATTACCACAAACTCGTTCGGCAATTATTCTCTCAATCGTATTAATCAGAACCAACAGATACATAAAGCGGCTCAGGCGGATAAAAAGCCTGAAATTACAAATGCAGAAAAGAAATTCTTCGCTAATCTTTATCCCGAAAAAACGGATGAAATTCTCAAATACGAATTCTACAATGCCAAAGGTAAGGTTAGCGGAGTTACGGTCGGGTCATTATTTGATAAGAGAGGTTAATCATGAAAATTGACGGTTTAAGCGGCTTTATTGCCAATGCCATCAATCAGGAACAGAAAAAGCAAGTCGATTCGGGCAACGTTTTTGCCGATCTCCTCAAAAGCGTAAATCAAGCGCAGGCTGAGTCGGCAAAAGCTATCGAAGATTTTGTCGCCGGCAACGGAGTCGAACTTCACGAAGTGATGATAGCCGGCGAAAAAGCGAAAACGAGTCTCGATTTGTTGATGGAAATAAGAAACAAAACAATCGACATGTACAAAGAACTAACTAAAATACCGATATAATTATGAATTCAAGTCCATTACAAGCTTTATTTGGTATAATTAACAAACTGAATCCGAAACAGAAATTCATGCTTGCCGGTGGCGTTATTTCCACCGTGGTACTTCTGATCGTCATGCTTTTTTTCCTTAACGAGCCTAATTATACGACGCTCTATACCGGATTGTCTGCCGAAGACGCCTCGAAGGTCGTAGAATATTTGAACAGCCAGAAGATTCAGTATAAAATCGACGATAACGGACAAACGATTAAAATTGCCAGAGAAAAAGTATATGAAACCCGTCTGGCGCTCGCTGGAAGAGGCATTCCCAGTTCCGGCGTTATCGGGTATGAAATATTCGATAAGTCCACAATGGGTATGTCGGAATTTATGCAGAAATTGAATTACAAGAGAGCGCTCGAAGGAGAGCTGGCAAGAACAATCACTCAAATTGACGGAGTTGAAGGCGCCCGGGTTCATATTGTAATACCTCAAAAAACAATTTTCAAAGAAGAGGAAAAACTGCCGTCGGCTTCGGTTGTGTTAAAGCTGCGCAACAGTAATTTTATCGGCAAAGAAAATATCGCTTCGATTGTGAATCTGGTATCGAGCAGCGTCGAGGGTATGCCGCCGGGCAGAGTATCGATTATCGACACAAAAGGAAGAATCCTTTCAAACGACTCTGAAGAAGGACCTCTGGCGTTTGCCTCTACAAAACAATATGAAGTAAAACAATCGGTCGAAAATTACCTTGCCAAAAAAGCCCAGTCGTTACTCGACAATATTTTGGGATACGGAAATTCTGTAGTGAAAGTCAATGCCGATCTTAATTTCGACCAGGTAGAAAAAACAATGGAACAGTACGACCCGGAATCTCAAGTTGCCATTAGCGAACAAACAATCAAATCGAATAATGCCGGAAGCTCGTTAAAAGACACAACCGTGCAGTCGAGCGAAAATTCGCTCACCAATTACGAAATAAGCAAGACTATTCAAAAAGTTGTAGAAGGCAGCGGGAATATAATACGCCTGAGCGTCGCCGCAGTAGTTAATGATATACCGAAAGAAATAGATAACGAAGGCAAAAAAGAGATTGTTTACGAGCCGCGCTCACAGGAGCAGTTGAAGAAGCTGGAAGAACTTGTAAAAAACGCTGTCGGTATCGATCCGCAGCGGAACGACCAATTTTCGCTTGTGAGCATTCCTTTTGAAGTAAAACAAATTGAAGAAGTTCCGGAAGAAAAAGGGGCGCTCGGCGGAATTCCGAATGCCGACGAATGGATGAACGTATTGATCATGCTCTTTGCCATCATCTCCGCAATCTTTGTACTGAAGAGCTTAATGAAGAAATTGAAAAACGAAAAAATAATCATCGGCACGGTTAATACCGCATCTGCGGCGGATTCGCTTGCGCTCAGCGGAGGCAGCGCCGGCGCTCTGTCTCAGTCGAGCGCCGCATCGGGTATGATGCAGCAGTTGGCGCAGCCTCGTAAAAGACCGATGCTGCAGATAAACGATATCGAAGATGAAATTTCCGATGAAGCCGTAGCCAAAAAAACACAACAGGAAAAAATTATCAATTACGTTACTAAAAATCCGGGTGAAGCGGCAAAATTAATAAACGCGTGGATGCACGAAGATGAAATCTGAAAAACAACAGGAAGTAATGCTGGAAGACGTTAGCGGCGTCCAAAAAGCCGCTATGCTGATGGTGGCGCTTAATGTGGAAGCCGCCTCCGCTGTCCTTAAACATCTTGATCCGAATGATATCGAAGTGATTTCCGCCGAAATAACGAGAGTCAAAAACATACCGTCGAAGGTGGCGGATAAAGTTATCGAAGAATTCTACGGCATGGTAACGGCGCGCGAATACGTGCTAGAAGGCGGTTTGGACTATGCGCAGGCCGTGCTCGAAAAAACTTTCGGAGCTCCTAAAGCGGTTGAAATTATCGAAAAAGTCAAAAGACTTACTACCTTAAAAGGGTTCGACGTTCTTAAAAAAGCCGAGCCGACTCAACTAATCAACTTCCTGAGTAAAGAACATCCGCAAACCATGGCTCTGATTCTATCGCAGTTAAGTCCCGATCAAACGGCGGCGGCGCTGAAAGAATTGCCCGAAGACCTCAGAATCGACGTGGCTCATCGCATTGCCACGTTGGGTAAAATCGCTCCGCAAACGCTCAAACAGATAGAACATGTAGTCGATGAAATCGCGGGACTATCGATGAGCCAATCGGTCGGAAAACTTGGCGGCGCGAAATGTTTGGCGGGCATTTTAAACAGATTGAACGTCACTCTTACAAAGGATATACTTAATAAAATGGAGGAAATCGACCCGGAAACCGCTTACGAAGTAAAAAGACTGATGTTCATCTTCGACGAAATTATCAATATATCGGATAAAGACCTGCAGAAAATATTACGCGAGGTCGACCGTAAGGATCTGGCTCTGTCGCTCAAAATTGCAGACGAACGGCTGAAAGAAAAAATATTCAGAAACATGTCGGAACGCGCGGCAGACCTGCTGAAAGAAGAGCTCCAGTATATGGGCAAAGTAAAATTGAAAGAAGTAGAAACGGCTCAGGGCAGAATTATCGATATTATTAAGAATCTGGAAGAAGCCGGAGAAATATCGTTGAATATGAGAGGCGGTCCGGAGGAAGTTTATGTCTAACGTCCTTAAAATTAATGCCGGCAAAGCCAAACCGACCGTTAAAGTTTCTTCAAAAACTCAGGTGGTCGAAGAAGTAAATACCTTCGAAACCGGTCGGCAAAGGATCGAAGAAGCTTATAACAAAGGCTTTGAAGAAGGACGTAAAAAAGCGCGCATGGAAATCGAAAAAGATTATTCCGAAAAACTCTTCCAAAAGTACGAAGAAATTTATCATGTGCTTACCGCATACGAACAAAAAATGGAAGAATATGAAACGGCTTTCGAATTGCTGGTGGTGAATACAGCGGTTGAAATTGCGCGGAAAATTGTACGACGCGAAGTTGAAACCGAATCTTTGATAAACGATAATCTCAAAAACGCAATTTCCAAAATTATCGGCGCCAACGAAGTTATTATTAAACTTAATCCTGAGGATAAGGACGAGCTTAACGAATTCAGCAAAAGTTTACTGAACAACAGTTCTTTCAATAAAATAAAATTCGAAGCGGACGAAAGAATTGAAAAAGGCGGATGCCTGGTGGAAACGGAAATAGGAAATGTGGACGCGCGAATTTCGAGTCAACTCGAGGAAATTAGACTGAAACTGGAAGAATCGATTAATAAGAAAAACCAATGATCGAACTGGAAAACATAGTAGACAATTATCGTCGTGTAATAGAAAAAACTGACCCGCTGAAGGTTAACGGACGGGTTGTGGACGTGGTCGGTTTAATAATTGTTTCCGTCGGTCCTAATGCCGTTATGGGAGAAGTATGCAGCATTGTCGACAAGGATGGCAATGAAATATGCAAATCGGAAGTGGTAGGATTTAAGGATGGAAAAGTGCTGTCGATTGCGCTGGGCGAAGTGCATGCAATTTCGCCGGCGTGCGAGATTAAAGCGACAGGGAGAGGCTTTTATGTGGGAGTCGGTCATGAACTGCTCGGCAGAGTTATAGACGGACTGGGAAATCCAATTGACGGTAAAGGCGAAATAAACTATACGGCTTTCCGTGAAGCTCACAGGGAAGCTCCGAATCCGCTTGCAAGAAAAAGAATAACAACCCCTCTGCAAACCGGAATACGCGCTATCGACGGTTTGCTGACAATAGGCAAAGGACAAAGAATGGGAATCTTTGCCGGCAGCGGAGTCGGCAAAAGCGTTACTTTAGGTATGATCGCGCGGAATACAAGCGCAGACATAAACGTAATAACATTAATCGGCGAACGGGGCAGGGAAGTAAGAGAATTTATCGAAAGAGACCTGGGCGAAGAAGGATTGAAACGTTCCGTCGTTGTCGTTGCCACAAGCGATAAATCGCCTTTGATCAGAATGAAAGGCGCCTACGTGGGCACTACGATTGCAGAGTATTTCAGAGACCAGGGACTCAATGTAATGCTGATGATGGATTCGGTTACTCGTTTTGCCATGGCTCAAAGAGAAGTAGGACTGACAATCGGCGAGCCCCCGACAACAAAAGGATATACGCCGTCGGTCTTTGCGCTATTGCCTAAATTGCTCGAAAGAGCCGGCAATTCGGAAAAAGGTTCGATTACCGGAATTTATACGGTCTTGGTCGACGGAGACGATATGGTCGAGCCGATTGCCGACGCCGTTCGCTCGATACTCGACGGACATATAGTACTCTCCAGAAAATTAGCTAATAAAGGACATTATCCTGCTATCGATACTCTTCAGAGCGTAAGCAGGGTTATGCCGGATATTATCGATTCGGAACATTATAAAAAAGTAATGTCTTTCAACGAACTGCTGGCGACTTATCGCGAAGCCGAGGACCTTATTAATATCGGCGCATACGCAAGAGGAAGTAATCCTAAAATAGACCTTGCAATAAGCAAAATCGAGGCGTTGAACGGCTTCCTGAAACAGGGGATTTTCGAAAAAGCAAATTATCCCGATACTATTGAAAAGTTACGCCAATTGATCGATTATAATTAGGAAAGATGAATGTCTGAATTTAAATACAAATTCGAGTCGATTTTACGCATTAAAAATATTCTCGAAAAAAAAGTTTTAAAAGAGATAGCCGAAATTAATTTTGAAATTAATAAAGCGGAAGAGTTGAAAAAAAATTTGATTAAAAAATTAAAAGATTTGAACGAAACGGCTTCGAAAGGAAAAATAAAGGCGCTCGAATATAAAAGCGTTAAGGCGCATTGCAATTTGATCGAAAAAGAAATCGAAGAAGCGGAGCGTAAAATTCTGGATTTAATGAATAAAAAGAAAATGAAACAGGAAGAATTAAAAGAAAGAACGAAGGAAAGAAGAATCCTCGAAAAATTGAAAGAAAAAAAGTACGAAGAGTATATCGTGGAATCCAACAGAACAGAACTGAAACAACTCGATGAAATAGCGATAAATAATTTTAACAGGAAATAAAAGTGAACGGAAAAGTAATAATATCATTTATACTGGCCTTTATTGTGGTTACCGTAGTAATGATATACGGCGCTACAACATACAGAAATATATTCGACTTCGACTTTACTCCGGTATCGGAAATCGAAGCGCAAAAAGCTAAAATGGCTCAAAATGCCGACGCAAAGGATAAAGAAAAATTTAATAGACGCAGCGATAAAAAAGAAGTAAAAAAGTCTTATGATTTCTCCGATAACGGCGCGTACGATACGATGACTGTCAGTCTTAAAGATTCTTCTTCGTTGATTGACAGCATTAACACGCTCCTTGCGGAAATACGCAGGCTGCAAAACGAAAAGGAAAAGCTATTAGAAAGTCAAAAAAAAGCGGATAATCAGGAAAATGCAACTCCTCCGGAAGAAGAACAAAAGTACCGCGAGTGGATTAAAAATACGGTAAAACTGTACGAAGCGATGGATACAAAAAAAGCCGCTAAAATAATTCAGAATTATTCCGATAATATAGCGAGAGACATAATATTTTCTATGAAAAAGAAGAAAGCGGCGGAAATAATAGCAGAATTAAATCCTGAAATCGCAAACAGAATAATTAGTTTACAATGATGAACTTCAATCCGTTATTTATTGATAATAATTTAAGCGGTCTCGGACTCGGCGCTCTTCAACAGAGCGGCAAAACGTCTGCGGGTCAGGGAACTAAAAATTATCTGTTTGCGGATATCATAAAAGTTTATGAAGAAGAGTTAAACGTAGCAAATTCCAAACTGGGCAACGATCTGCTTGTGAACCTGGAAGGATTGAAAGATTTTATTGTTACCAAAACCGACACCAAAATTATCGATGGATTCCAGAACAGCCTTAATAATCTCGAAGAATTATCCATTGTTTCGAATTCAAACTCCGTCAATATCGAAGATGCAAAGATCTCTTCGAAAATTTTCGTGCTTACTCCCGATAATCTTCTCGCTTTTCTCGGAAGCATAAACAATATTATTTCGGAATCGGAATCCCCTCAAACAAAGAGCGAGCCGGGTGGCGCTCTGTTCTATTTGAATGATTTCAAAAACTCACTGCCGACAGAAGACGATTCGAACAAGCAATTGCTCGATATAAAAAAATTATTCTCCGTTATGTCGAATAAAGAGTCGGTTAAATTCAATTTTACGACAAACGGTGAAAAATTGACGGTTGCCATCAGTCAATTATACGATAAAGGCGACAAACCCGAACAAAAAAGAGATAATACCGCCGGCGCAGACGGTAGCGAAACGAATTCCGAGAAATTGGCGTTGTCTCAGAATCTGTTGCTGAACATAGCCGGGTTCAGCGAACTCGAAAAAGTCGGCGCGGAATATTATAAAATAGAAATCGTACATATTCATAAAGGCGAACAAAAAATATTCGATATCAATACCGGGCAGATAAGGGAACCGGAAATTAATAACCGCGAAATACTTACGAATAAGAATACGTCCTTAAACGAAAGTTCGGAAAACATTTATAAAACCGATAATAATTCGGATAAAATAGCCGGAGAAATTAAACCGGTAGCTAAAAATAACGACGAGCAGAAAACTCAAAAAACGGAAATTCAAGGAATAGACCTTTCGAAATTGAATCTGAAGGACCTCGATACGGAATTGACAAAAGAAGAATTTCATAAAATCCAGGAAGTTCTCAATTCGAAAGAACGAAAAATCGATTCGACCGGCAAAGTCTATTCAAAAATCATAACTTCGGAAGAAAACAAAACAATTGCCGAATTTAATCCGCCTGTCGTCAAAAAAGAATCGACCGCAAAAATAAAATTATCCGAAAATTTAAAAGAAAGCTTGACTGATAACGACGGCGTTAAGAAAAATATTCCGGAAATAAAAGTCGAATCGAATAAAACGGACGCCCGGATTAACTCTGAAAACCCTGATAAGCCCGTTGAACAAAAAATTCAAATCGATAAGCCGGAGGCGTCGCCTCAAGTAAAAATCGGCAATGAAAACAAAATAGAAACGAAGACGGAATCGAATTCTTCTTCCAACATTAACGCAGAAGAAGCGAATGCAGTGAAAAAGGAGACTAATTTAAGCAAGGACGAAAAAGAATTCGATCGGCAAAAAGAACAAAATGTCGAAACAAAAGAAACCGCGGTAAAAGAACAAAAAGAAACCGACAGAAAACAACCTCTGAACGATCAATTCGCTAAAGAATTGAATAAGCAGCACGACAATTTGATTCATAAAACCGATAACCAGGTCGAAAGAGTTAACGCAGGCGACAATCAACCGAAGATTGAAAACGGCAGCGTCAAAAACGAAAATTTGAAAGAAGCTTTCAAAATCGTTAAGGCTGCGGAAGTAATTTCGGAAATAGTAAAAAGCGTAGACGGCACAAAACAGCATCTGAGTTTCAAACTCGAGCCCGAATCGCTCGGGAAATTAACCGTATCAATCGACTACGTAAATAATAAATTACACGCTCATATCGAAGTCGAGAACGAGCAGATTAAGCAATTTGTGCAGTCGAATCTCGATCAGTTGAAAAACAATTTGCAAAATAACGGCGTACAGGTGAACAGCATTAATGTCGGATTGAATAATAACGAGCAAAAAAATACAAAATACGTAAATCCAAAAAGAAAATTCCATGGGAAGATTGCAGACGTTAAAACCGAAGACGTTCCCGAAGTAAAGAAGATGATGGGTTACAACACATACGATTTTTTAGTATAGGAGAAAGAAAATGGTAACAGATGTGAATTCAAGCGGAAGCGTTAATACAAACGCCAATGTATCGGCAAATAAAAGCGCGCTGGGCAAGGACGATTTTTTGAAACTTATGATTGCGCAATTAAAAAATCAGGACCCGCTTAATCCCATGGACGGCACCGAATATGCATCGCAATTGGCGCAGTTCAGCTCGCTAGAGCAAATTACAAATCTTAACAATTACCTGAAACAGAGCGTAGACGCCAATTATATGTTGACTCAGTCGATAAACAATACAATGCTGGCAAATTTAATCGGGAAGGAAGTAAAAATAGGAGGAGATTCGATTAAAGTCGCAGGTCAGGATTCGGTTACACTAGGATACGATATTCCGGACGGGGTAAAATCTGTAAAAATTAATATTTATAACCAATACGGTACGCTCGTTAAAACAATTGAAGCTCCGAATAAAAAGGGGAGCAATTTTGTCGATTGGGATTTCATAGACGGTAACGGTAATCGTGTAGCTGACGGAGATTATACTTTCGAAGTGAACGCATACAATTACAATAACGAAGAAGTTGAAGTAACCCAGTATAAATCCGGTCCGATAGACGGAGTAAAATATACCGAATCAGGCACATTATTAATAATTAACGGAGTGGAATACTCGTCAGGAGATATTCTCGAAATAATAAACAAAAAAGGAGGTGATAGTTAATGGCCGAAATCAACGGTGTTTCTGTTCCTTTTGTTCCGATAGTCGGGAACAACACTGCGGTCAGGAATTCCCGTGATCCTGTAAAAGCCTCGTTCGATTCGATTTTTCAGCAGGAACTCGAAAAGGTTAAATTTTCCAATCATGCCCTGAAGCGCCTCGAATCGAGGAATATACAGTTGGGCGAGGAAGATTTAACAAAAATTCAGAATGCGGTTGAAAAAGCCGAGTCGAAAGGCGCCCGCGATTCGTTGATTTTGATGGATCTTTCGTCAAACGATCGAAAAGCGGCTTTTATTGTAAATATTCCGAACCGTACGGTTGTTACGGCAATCGAGGTCGAAAACGCTGAAGAAAATGTATTTACGAATATCGACAGCGTAGTTTTTGCTTAAAAATAATATTTCGGAGCGGGACCTTCCGAGGACGCTCCGGATCCGGCGGACTGACTGAAGCCGGGTCAACTGAA comes from Melioribacter roseus P3M-2 and encodes:
- a CDS encoding FliH/SctL family protein, which translates into the protein MSNVLKINAGKAKPTVKVSSKTQVVEEVNTFETGRQRIEEAYNKGFEEGRKKARMEIEKDYSEKLFQKYEEIYHVLTAYEQKMEEYETAFELLVVNTAVEIARKIVRREVETESLINDNLKNAISKIIGANEVIIKLNPEDKDELNEFSKSLLNNSSFNKIKFEADERIEKGGCLVETEIGNVDARISSQLEEIRLKLEESINKKNQ
- the fliF gene encoding flagellar basal-body MS-ring/collar protein FliF translates to MNSSPLQALFGIINKLNPKQKFMLAGGVISTVVLLIVMLFFLNEPNYTTLYTGLSAEDASKVVEYLNSQKIQYKIDDNGQTIKIAREKVYETRLALAGRGIPSSGVIGYEIFDKSTMGMSEFMQKLNYKRALEGELARTITQIDGVEGARVHIVIPQKTIFKEEEKLPSASVVLKLRNSNFIGKENIASIVNLVSSSVEGMPPGRVSIIDTKGRILSNDSEEGPLAFASTKQYEVKQSVENYLAKKAQSLLDNILGYGNSVVKVNADLNFDQVEKTMEQYDPESQVAISEQTIKSNNAGSSLKDTTVQSSENSLTNYEISKTIQKVVEGSGNIIRLSVAAVVNDIPKEIDNEGKKEIVYEPRSQEQLKKLEELVKNAVGIDPQRNDQFSLVSIPFEVKQIEEVPEEKGALGGIPNADEWMNVLIMLFAIISAIFVLKSLMKKLKNEKIIIGTVNTASAADSLALSGGSAGALSQSSAASGMMQQLAQPRKRPMLQINDIEDEISDEAVAKKTQQEKIINYVTKNPGEAAKLINAWMHEDEI
- the fliG gene encoding flagellar motor switch protein FliG, encoding MKSEKQQEVMLEDVSGVQKAAMLMVALNVEAASAVLKHLDPNDIEVISAEITRVKNIPSKVADKVIEEFYGMVTAREYVLEGGLDYAQAVLEKTFGAPKAVEIIEKVKRLTTLKGFDVLKKAEPTQLINFLSKEHPQTMALILSQLSPDQTAAALKELPEDLRIDVAHRIATLGKIAPQTLKQIEHVVDEIAGLSMSQSVGKLGGAKCLAGILNRLNVTLTKDILNKMEEIDPETAYEVKRLMFIFDEIINISDKDLQKILREVDRKDLALSLKIADERLKEKIFRNMSERAADLLKEELQYMGKVKLKEVETAQGRIIDIIKNLEEAGEISLNMRGGPEEVYV
- the flgB gene encoding flagellar basal body rod protein FlgB; protein product: MGNSIKLLENLLDYCSVKNKVIANNIANIHTENYKREDVEFKSLLEENSNALLRTTESRHLRMLNDPLDRQNRFRIVTDDSSESLSGINNVNIEQEMAELAENTLRFKFASKKVGEYYKMIQKVINGGGRF
- a CDS encoding flagellar hook-length control protein FliK, with the translated sequence MMNFNPLFIDNNLSGLGLGALQQSGKTSAGQGTKNYLFADIIKVYEEELNVANSKLGNDLLVNLEGLKDFIVTKTDTKIIDGFQNSLNNLEELSIVSNSNSVNIEDAKISSKIFVLTPDNLLAFLGSINNIISESESPQTKSEPGGALFYLNDFKNSLPTEDDSNKQLLDIKKLFSVMSNKESVKFNFTTNGEKLTVAISQLYDKGDKPEQKRDNTAGADGSETNSEKLALSQNLLLNIAGFSELEKVGAEYYKIEIVHIHKGEQKIFDINTGQIREPEINNREILTNKNTSLNESSENIYKTDNNSDKIAGEIKPVAKNNDEQKTQKTEIQGIDLSKLNLKDLDTELTKEEFHKIQEVLNSKERKIDSTGKVYSKIITSEENKTIAEFNPPVVKKESTAKIKLSENLKESLTDNDGVKKNIPEIKVESNKTDARINSENPDKPVEQKIQIDKPEASPQVKIGNENKIETKTESNSSSNINAEEANAVKKETNLSKDEKEFDRQKEQNVETKETAVKEQKETDRKQPLNDQFAKELNKQHDNLIHKTDNQVERVNAGDNQPKIENGSVKNENLKEAFKIVKAAEVISEIVKSVDGTKQHLSFKLEPESLGKLTVSIDYVNNKLHAHIEVENEQIKQFVQSNLDQLKNNLQNNGVQVNSINVGLNNNEQKNTKYVNPKRKFHGKIADVKTEDVPEVKKMMGYNTYDFLV
- the flgC gene encoding flagellar basal body rod protein FlgC, coding for MKLSGSLFGLGISARGMSIQRKKMELISQNIANADTVRSVDGQPYQRQYLRVRQEQNSFASRLKLEEGELIRLNATNPNHFVRNDVKSLGLPPVNDDVEINVAEDPKPGDLVYMPDNPDADENGYVRMSNVNIINEMVDMIAATRAYEANLTALNSSKQMIKDSLEI
- a CDS encoding flagellar FliJ family protein, which produces MSEFKYKFESILRIKNILEKKVLKEIAEINFEINKAEELKKNLIKKLKDLNETASKGKIKALEYKSVKAHCNLIEKEIEEAERKILDLMNKKKMKQEELKERTKERRILEKLKEKKYEEYIVESNRTELKQLDEIAINNFNRK
- the fliI gene encoding flagellar protein export ATPase FliI is translated as MIELENIVDNYRRVIEKTDPLKVNGRVVDVVGLIIVSVGPNAVMGEVCSIVDKDGNEICKSEVVGFKDGKVLSIALGEVHAISPACEIKATGRGFYVGVGHELLGRVIDGLGNPIDGKGEINYTAFREAHREAPNPLARKRITTPLQTGIRAIDGLLTIGKGQRMGIFAGSGVGKSVTLGMIARNTSADINVITLIGERGREVREFIERDLGEEGLKRSVVVVATSDKSPLIRMKGAYVGTTIAEYFRDQGLNVMLMMDSVTRFAMAQREVGLTIGEPPTTKGYTPSVFALLPKLLERAGNSEKGSITGIYTVLVDGDDMVEPIADAVRSILDGHIVLSRKLANKGHYPAIDTLQSVSRVMPDIIDSEHYKKVMSFNELLATYREAEDLINIGAYARGSNPKIDLAISKIEALNGFLKQGIFEKANYPDTIEKLRQLIDYN
- a CDS encoding protein-glutamate methylesterase/protein-glutamine glutaminase produces the protein MHNISVLVVDDSAFMRKSISLMLESDPSIKVVAAARNGEEGVELARKLRPDLITMDIEMPVMDGLTALKKIMETAPTSVIMISSLTTEGAEATIKAMELGAVDFIPKELSYVNVNIGKIKEDLISKVKEITRHKLIASRLERIRNIEKRKPVYTSAKDLPQMHYAALSIGISTGGPLSLQKIIPKLSGSINIPVFIVQHMPPKFTKSLADRLNSLSQLEVKEAENGELVRGGVVYIAPGGQHMKLKKVSNLNYTIDITAEPANTLHRPSVDVTMTSVIEHYGKNTLAVIMTGMGKDGLEAVRLLKSKGGVAIAQDEDTCVVYGMPKAIVDSGLADLVLPLEKIPETINGALVNGKESVRRYSN
- a CDS encoding magnesium transporter MgtE N-terminal domain-containing protein — translated: MNGKVIISFILAFIVVTVVMIYGATTYRNIFDFDFTPVSEIEAQKAKMAQNADAKDKEKFNRRSDKKEVKKSYDFSDNGAYDTMTVSLKDSSSLIDSINTLLAEIRRLQNEKEKLLESQKKADNQENATPPEEEQKYREWIKNTVKLYEAMDTKKAAKIIQNYSDNIARDIIFSMKKKKAAEIIAELNPEIANRIISLQ
- the fliE gene encoding flagellar hook-basal body complex protein FliE; translation: MKIDGLSGFIANAINQEQKKQVDSGNVFADLLKSVNQAQAESAKAIEDFVAGNGVELHEVMIAGEKAKTSLDLLMEIRNKTIDMYKELTKIPI